Proteins encoded together in one Syntrophorhabdaceae bacterium window:
- a CDS encoding pyridoxal phosphate-dependent aminotransferase, translating into MISKKISESMKGSSWIRAMFEEGERLKKLYGNENIFDFTLGNPITEPPRALKQELIRLITSQEKGMHRYMSNSGYEDVREEIAAFHKERTGIGFTKDHIIMTVGSAGGINVILKAMLDPGDEVIVLNPYFVEFKFYIENHGGIMRLVDTSEDFHLDLDRIKDAINERTKAIIINSPNNPTGVIYSEDELKSLASILKGYSSDGKKIFIISDEAYRKIIYDEIKFPDIVNIYDDTVTIISHSKDLALPGERIGYIAISPKIKDAQTLIDAAIFANRTLGFINAPAIMQRLVKGFQKNSVDIKDYQKKRNAIYNILIESGYETVKPLGAFYIFPKSPIEDDIEFIKYLQKYHILAVPGTGFGKRGYFRLAYCVEMDVIERSASYFKEAIKDIRP; encoded by the coding sequence ATGATATCAAAAAAGATTTCAGAATCCATGAAAGGGTCCTCCTGGATAAGGGCCATGTTTGAAGAGGGAGAAAGACTCAAAAAACTATATGGGAATGAGAATATATTCGATTTCACACTGGGAAACCCTATTACTGAGCCACCAAGGGCTTTAAAACAAGAACTTATCAGGCTTATAACTTCTCAAGAAAAGGGTATGCATCGATATATGTCAAATAGTGGCTATGAGGATGTGAGGGAAGAGATAGCAGCCTTTCATAAAGAGAGAACAGGTATTGGCTTTACAAAAGATCATATTATAATGACGGTGGGGTCTGCCGGTGGGATCAATGTTATATTAAAGGCAATGCTCGACCCAGGAGATGAGGTCATTGTCCTCAACCCATATTTTGTAGAGTTTAAATTTTATATAGAGAACCATGGAGGGATAATGAGGCTTGTGGACACCTCAGAAGACTTCCATCTTGATTTGGATAGAATAAAGGATGCTATCAACGAAAGGACAAAGGCCATTATAATAAACTCGCCCAATAATCCCACAGGTGTTATATATAGCGAAGATGAATTAAAATCCCTTGCTTCCATTCTTAAGGGGTATTCATCAGACGGAAAAAAGATTTTTATTATATCTGATGAGGCATACAGAAAAATAATCTACGATGAGATTAAGTTTCCGGATATAGTCAATATTTATGATGACACTGTGACTATAATATCCCATTCAAAAGACCTTGCACTTCCTGGTGAGAGGATAGGCTATATAGCCATATCACCCAAGATAAAAGATGCTCAAACGCTTATTGATGCAGCCATCTTTGCAAATAGGACATTAGGTTTTATAAATGCACCTGCTATTATGCAAAGACTTGTGAAGGGTTTTCAGAAAAATAGTGTTGATATAAAAGATTACCAGAAAAAGAGGAATGCTATTTACAATATACTTATAGAATCAGGATATGAAACTGTAAAACCCCTCGGCGCATTTTATATATTCCCTAAATCACCCATTGAAGATGATATAGAATTTATAAAATATCTTCAGAAGTATCATATACTGGCTGTTCCTGGAACAGGCTTTGGAAAAAGGGGTTATTTCAGGCTCGCATACTGTGTAGAAATGGATGTCATTGAGAGGTCTGCGTCATATTTCAAAGAGGCAATTAAAGATATTAGACCTTAA
- a CDS encoding pyridoxal phosphate-dependent aminotransferase, translating into MLVSENIKRQMEETGWIRRMFEEGINMKKIYGDANVFDFSLGNPFIEPPDQLIRAIIDTLNDPVPGMHRYMPNNGYEEVREEIALYLTELYNLPFKSDHVYMTAGSAGGINILLKSMLNSGDEVIVPKPYFMEYRYYVESHGGIIKLVSTDDRFQLDMDKINSAITPKTKAILINSPNNPTGVVYEEEKLKELASLLSEYRKRGHKIYIISDDAYRKLVFDDIKLPNIFKIYDLVISATSHSKDLALPGERIGYIAISPKIKEVKSLVTALMFSSRALGFVNAPALFQRVIGKFQKNSVDILDYQQKRDFVYNTLIEAGFECVKPRGAFYAFPKSPMKDELKFVKIMQEEERILVVPGRGFGKPGYFRIAYCVPFDKIERAAEGFKNIGKRYIKKG; encoded by the coding sequence ATGTTAGTATCAGAAAACATTAAAAGGCAGATGGAAGAAACAGGATGGATTAGAAGGATGTTTGAAGAAGGGATAAATATGAAAAAGATTTATGGAGACGCAAATGTCTTTGACTTTTCTCTTGGTAATCCCTTTATTGAGCCACCAGATCAATTAATAAGGGCCATCATTGACACCCTTAATGACCCTGTTCCGGGTATGCACAGGTATATGCCCAACAATGGATATGAAGAGGTTAGAGAAGAGATAGCATTGTATCTGACTGAATTATACAATCTACCTTTTAAATCTGACCATGTTTATATGACTGCTGGCAGCGCAGGAGGTATAAATATATTGCTTAAGAGTATGCTTAACAGTGGCGATGAAGTTATTGTGCCTAAACCATATTTTATGGAATATAGATATTATGTAGAGAGCCATGGCGGGATTATAAAGCTTGTAAGCACCGATGATAGATTTCAACTCGACATGGACAAAATAAACTCTGCCATCACACCTAAGACAAAGGCCATACTCATCAACAGCCCAAACAACCCTACAGGTGTTGTATATGAAGAGGAAAAGCTCAAAGAACTGGCATCCCTTTTATCAGAATACAGAAAAAGAGGACATAAGATATACATAATCTCAGATGATGCATATAGAAAACTTGTTTTTGATGATATAAAACTTCCTAATATATTCAAGATATACGACCTTGTCATCTCAGCCACATCCCACTCAAAAGACCTTGCGCTACCCGGTGAGAGGATAGGCTATATAGCCATATCTCCAAAGATAAAAGAGGTCAAGTCTTTAGTAACTGCCCTTATGTTCTCCAGCAGGGCGCTCGGTTTTGTTAATGCCCCTGCCCTTTTTCAGCGGGTTATAGGAAAATTTCAAAAAAATTCGGTAGATATTTTAGATTACCAGCAAAAGAGGGATTTTGTATATAACACCCTTATTGAGGCAGGTTTTGAATGCGTTAAACCAAGGGGTGCCTTTTATGCATTCCCTAAATCACCCATGAAAGACGAATTGAAATTTGTGAAGATTATGCAAGAAGAAGAAAGAATACTTGTTGTCCCAGGAAGAGGTTTCGGTAAACCAGGGTATTTTAGGATAGCATACTGCGTTCCTTTTGATAAGATTGAAAGGGCAGCAGAGGGTTTCAAAAATATTGGAAAACGATATATTAAAAAGGGGTAG
- a CDS encoding WYL domain-containing protein, which translates to MKVNKGTRKILKPAGISDKLIRLLEIYTLIAQNKFPSLALLMERFNVSKRTVFRYLELINIIDPIEYDKEKDGYKFTEGDRIKKPTLNNEELQSILAAEESVSHLGSAFKENFLKIIMRTFNLKGMESAKHPIVVKTPDALFNSKIESILKTLIACIQDKRAVEIVYNARHSKEQTKRIVDPYVVVLYEGIWILVGFCHLRKTIRSFALDRIIDIKERNLYFNTQPDFDLKAYLSTPWGIIDSKEARVTVRFKKEISDYILRKDKWHTSEKRTILPGGDVELSFIVAGVDEIKRWIYSWLPHAEVIKPKWLRKQIKKELSASILSHS; encoded by the coding sequence TTGAAAGTTAACAAGGGGACACGCAAGATACTCAAACCGGCAGGCATTTCTGATAAATTAATCAGGCTCCTCGAAATCTACACACTCATTGCGCAGAACAAATTCCCCTCGTTAGCCCTTTTAATGGAACGTTTCAATGTCTCAAAGAGAACCGTATTCCGTTACCTTGAGCTGATAAACATCATTGACCCCATCGAGTACGACAAAGAAAAGGACGGCTACAAGTTCACTGAAGGGGATAGGATAAAAAAACCTACACTCAACAATGAGGAACTTCAGTCCATCCTTGCGGCAGAAGAGTCTGTATCCCACCTTGGCTCGGCTTTCAAGGAAAACTTTCTCAAGATCATAATGAGGACGTTTAACTTAAAGGGCATGGAGAGCGCCAAACATCCAATAGTTGTAAAGACCCCCGATGCCTTATTTAACTCGAAGATAGAATCCATCCTCAAGACTCTAATTGCCTGTATCCAGGATAAAAGGGCTGTAGAGATAGTATACAACGCAAGGCATTCAAAAGAGCAAACAAAACGTATAGTTGACCCTTATGTCGTTGTCCTCTATGAAGGCATATGGATACTTGTAGGCTTCTGCCATTTAAGAAAGACTATCAGAAGCTTTGCCCTCGACAGGATAATAGACATAAAGGAACGCAACCTCTACTTCAATACACAGCCAGATTTCGACCTCAAGGCTTATCTTTCCACCCCGTGGGGCATAATAGACAGCAAGGAGGCAAGGGTTACGGTCAGGTTCAAAAAAGAGATATCAGATTATATCTTAAGAAAAGACAAATGGCATACATCTGAAAAAAGAACAATCCTTCCAGGCGGCGATGTCGAGCTTTCATTTATCGTTGCCGGTGTCGATGAAATCAAGCGCTGGATATACTCCTGGCTTCCCCACGCAGAGGTCATAAAGCCCAAGTGGTTAAGGAAGCAGATTAAGAAAGAGCTCTCGGCATCCATATTATCTCATTCTTAA